A genomic stretch from Methanolobus chelungpuianus includes:
- a CDS encoding monomethylamine:corrinoid methyltransferase — protein MQNMYKYLKSAIEGVNRTEKQHDLAVFKTSEELAAKYGIKYDGKSFVPDDLELADATFEAGIELLHTVGVYCKSTGKVIQIDEEDILKSLNITNPLEIGRLKEKVTVPHRYPMASIPPVIIGGPMGGSVSEENFLYINLSAVLENVVQGIYSGAMKQFCGEYIKPKSPLELLAVLKAARNERLATKIGGREGLALMGPSTPTIPTSYLLVSSDELYSCADPQEVYMDDLKTDYETLSKCIYHQEHGNHYISGQVPVFGGPCIGSAEGLAIIDVAETLQSKVLAHSSIHGSGAVHAETGSSSAKEILWASNLASLAISRNMNYYTARYYWNAAGICTDMMFYETAAQAIGDTVCGRDILLGPVGARGGVPDHSSGLESRFMGEIAQMATHLSLAEANRLVAKIYSRYEDKLTNPPAGRTFDKCYRIKSEYDLEPTEEYNALYRKVSYEILGHFPGEPV, from the coding sequence ATGCAAAACATGTACAAGTACCTCAAAAGCGCAATTGAGGGAGTAAACAGGACAGAAAAGCAGCATGATCTGGCGGTCTTCAAAACATCTGAAGAGCTCGCCGCGAAATACGGGATTAAGTACGACGGCAAGAGTTTCGTGCCTGATGACCTGGAACTTGCGGATGCAACATTTGAAGCAGGCATCGAGCTTTTGCATACAGTTGGCGTGTACTGCAAAAGTACTGGAAAGGTTATTCAGATAGATGAAGAGGATATACTGAAATCCCTTAACATTACAAACCCCCTGGAGATAGGCCGGCTCAAAGAGAAAGTGACAGTGCCTCACAGGTACCCAATGGCATCCATCCCCCCCGTTATCATAGGTGGGCCCATGGGGGGGAGCGTTTCAGAGGAAAACTTCCTCTATATCAACCTGAGCGCAGTACTTGAGAACGTCGTGCAGGGCATCTATAGCGGTGCAATGAAGCAGTTCTGCGGGGAGTACATAAAACCAAAAAGCCCCCTGGAGCTGCTGGCGGTCCTCAAGGCTGCAAGGAATGAAAGGCTTGCTACGAAAATAGGAGGGCGTGAAGGACTGGCATTGATGGGGCCAAGCACACCCACGATCCCTACATCGTATCTCCTGGTGTCCTCTGATGAGCTTTACTCCTGCGCAGACCCTCAGGAGGTATATATGGATGACCTTAAGACCGACTACGAGACCCTGTCCAAATGCATCTACCACCAGGAACACGGCAACCATTACATATCCGGCCAGGTGCCGGTCTTTGGTGGTCCCTGCATAGGCTCGGCCGAGGGACTGGCAATAATAGATGTGGCTGAGACCCTGCAGTCAAAAGTGCTGGCACACTCGAGCATACACGGCTCAGGGGCGGTGCACGCCGAGACAGGCTCATCCTCTGCAAAGGAGATACTCTGGGCATCCAATCTTGCCTCCCTTGCCATATCCCGCAATATGAACTATTATACTGCAAGATATTACTGGAACGCTGCAGGCATCTGCACCGATATGATGTTCTACGAGACGGCAGCCCAGGCAATCGGTGATACAGTGTGTGGCAGGGACATATTACTTGGACCTGTGGGGGCACGCGGCGGAGTACCTGATCATTCATCCGGACTGGAATCCAGGTTCATGGGAGAGATAGCCCAGATGGCAACCCACCTGTCCCTTGCCGAGGCAAACCGCCTTGTGGCAAAGATCTATTCAAGATATGAGGACAAGCTGACAAACCCTCCTGCCGGCAGGACCTTCGATAAGTGCTACAGGATCAAGTCGGAGTATGATCTCGAACCCACGGAAGAGTATAATGCACTCTACAGGAAAGTGTCCTATGAGATACTGGGACATTTCCCGGGGGAGCCGGTTTAA